The proteins below are encoded in one region of Arthrobacter sp. CJ23:
- the ilvA gene encoding threonine ammonia-lyase, which translates to MNTLETLPVTLDDVLKAQELLEGIITKTPIETSRALGAMVGGDVFFKCENLQRAGSFKVRGAYVRMARLSPEEKKRGVVAASAGNHAQGVAVAAKSLGIKARIYMPLGVALPKLAATRSHGAEVVLHGHNVDEALAEAQRYANETGAVFVHPFDNVDVVAGQGTIGLEILEQIPNVDTILMGVGGGGLLAGVAVAVKARAKELGREIRIIGVQAENAAAYPPSLAADALVPLKKVSTMADGIAVGRPGQLPFSIIRELVDDVVTVSEDSLARALIFLLERAKMVVEPAGAVGVAALMDGKIENPGTTAVILSGGNIDPMLMLKVIQRGLSAAGRFMTVRMMLDDRPGSLATIARIIAENDANVTGLDHTRVGGSISMGDVSITVNLETKGHEHSEQVLAALRAEGFQPIVVH; encoded by the coding sequence GTGAATACCCTCGAAACCCTGCCCGTCACCCTGGACGATGTCCTCAAGGCGCAGGAGCTCCTCGAGGGCATTATTACCAAGACCCCCATCGAGACCTCCCGTGCCCTCGGCGCCATGGTGGGCGGTGACGTCTTCTTCAAGTGCGAGAACCTCCAGCGCGCCGGTTCCTTCAAGGTCCGCGGCGCCTATGTGCGCATGGCCCGGCTCTCCCCGGAGGAGAAGAAGCGCGGCGTCGTGGCGGCCTCGGCAGGCAACCACGCCCAGGGTGTGGCCGTTGCCGCCAAGAGCTTGGGCATCAAGGCCCGTATCTACATGCCCCTCGGCGTTGCCCTGCCCAAGCTGGCCGCAACGCGCAGCCACGGTGCTGAGGTGGTGTTGCACGGCCACAACGTTGACGAGGCCCTCGCCGAGGCGCAGCGCTACGCCAACGAGACCGGCGCCGTCTTCGTGCACCCCTTCGACAACGTGGACGTCGTTGCCGGCCAGGGCACCATCGGCCTGGAAATCCTGGAGCAGATCCCCAACGTGGACACCATCCTGATGGGCGTCGGCGGCGGCGGGCTGCTCGCCGGCGTCGCCGTCGCCGTCAAGGCCCGGGCGAAGGAACTGGGCCGGGAGATCCGGATCATCGGCGTCCAGGCGGAAAACGCGGCCGCCTACCCGCCCTCCCTCGCCGCCGACGCACTGGTGCCGCTGAAGAAGGTCTCCACGATGGCCGACGGCATCGCAGTCGGACGCCCGGGCCAGCTGCCCTTCAGCATCATCCGCGAACTCGTGGACGATGTGGTCACCGTCAGCGAGGATTCCCTCGCCCGTGCGCTGATCTTCCTGCTGGAACGGGCCAAGATGGTGGTGGAACCGGCCGGTGCCGTGGGAGTTGCCGCGCTCATGGACGGCAAGATCGAAAACCCGGGCACCACAGCCGTCATCCTCTCCGGCGGCAACATCGACCCCATGCTCATGCTCAAGGTGATCCAGCGCGGCCTCTCCGCCGCGGGGCGCTTCATGACCGTGCGCATGATGCTCGATGACCGCCCTGGCTCCCTGGCGACCATCGCCCGCATCATCGCCGAGAACGATGCCAACGTCACCGGCCTGGACCACACCCGCGTGGGCGGTTCCATCAGCATGGGCGACGTCTCCATTACCGTAAACCTGGAAACCAAGGGCCACGAACACAGCGAGCAGGTCCTGGCCGCGCTGCGTGCCGAGGGCTTCCAGCCCATCGTGGTGCACTGA
- a CDS encoding rhomboid family intramembrane serine protease, translating into MVLGTPGSGSGTARESLAERAKGGLLFMGGFVILLYVIELVNTVMQHSLNGTFGLRPRNINGVLDILTFPLLHANLGHLLSNTLPLIIFGFLVFLAGVRIFLTALAFSWLGSGTVVWLIGGGGVTVGASGLVFGFFAFLLVRGFFNRSWWQILLSVVLFMAYGSILFGVLPTVMGFVSWQAHLGGALGGIAAAVLLRPKRGIAA; encoded by the coding sequence ATGGTGCTCGGAACACCCGGAAGCGGGAGCGGAACCGCCAGGGAATCACTAGCGGAACGGGCCAAGGGCGGGCTGCTCTTCATGGGCGGCTTCGTCATCCTGCTGTACGTGATCGAGCTCGTGAACACCGTCATGCAGCACAGCCTCAACGGCACCTTCGGGCTGCGGCCGCGGAACATCAACGGCGTGCTGGACATCCTCACGTTTCCGCTGCTCCACGCCAACCTGGGGCACCTGCTCTCCAACACGCTGCCGCTCATCATTTTCGGCTTCCTCGTGTTCCTCGCCGGCGTGCGCATCTTCCTGACCGCCCTGGCCTTCAGCTGGCTGGGCTCCGGCACCGTGGTGTGGCTGATCGGCGGGGGAGGCGTGACCGTGGGTGCCTCGGGCCTGGTGTTCGGCTTCTTCGCCTTCCTGCTGGTGCGCGGCTTCTTCAACCGGAGCTGGTGGCAGATCCTGCTGTCCGTTGTGCTCTTCATGGCCTACGGCAGCATCCTGTTCGGTGTGCTGCCCACCGTCATGGGCTTTGTCTCCTGGCAGGCGCACCTCGGCGGTGCCCTAGGCGGCATCGCCGCTGCGGTCCTGCTCCGGCCCAAGCGCGGGATCGCCGCCTAA
- the greA gene encoding transcription elongation factor GreA, protein MSTTNSAPAAWLTQEAFDRLKAELDHLSGAGRAEIVQKIEAARQEGDLKENGGYHAAKEEQGKIEARIRQLTALLRDAQVGEAPADDGIVEPGMLVVARIAGDEETFLLGSREIAGNSDMDVFSEKSPLGAAIMGHKEGDKLSYTAPNGKVIPVEIVSAKPYVG, encoded by the coding sequence GTGTCTACCACCAACAGCGCGCCTGCAGCTTGGCTTACCCAGGAAGCTTTTGACCGCCTGAAGGCAGAGCTGGACCACCTTTCCGGTGCAGGCCGGGCGGAAATTGTCCAGAAGATCGAAGCCGCGCGCCAGGAGGGTGACCTCAAGGAAAACGGCGGCTACCACGCAGCCAAGGAAGAGCAGGGCAAGATCGAAGCCCGCATCCGCCAGCTCACCGCGCTCCTGCGCGATGCCCAGGTGGGCGAGGCCCCGGCTGACGACGGAATCGTTGAGCCCGGCATGCTGGTTGTCGCCCGCATCGCCGGTGACGAAGAGACCTTCCTGCTCGGCTCCCGCGAAATCGCCGGCAATTCCGATATGGACGTCTTCAGCGAGAAGTCCCCCCTCGGTGCCGCGATCATGGGCCACAAGGAGGGCGACAAGCTCAGCTACACCGCCCCCAACGGCAAGGTCATCCCGGTGGAGATCGTTTCCGCCAAGCCGTACGTCGGCTAA
- a CDS encoding DUF4307 domain-containing protein, whose amino-acid sequence MTSEDPSATALPATNSLANRYGGQKRALGGKTKRNIVIAALVLAMAFMAWIATSSAQTPVTFKDVGYSTVDETQVEVDYQVTKYPGATAKCAIKAMDSKFAVVGWKVVEIGPNDPKAGADGGSTTAQRTVLRTESAAVSGVVDSCWIVDSGK is encoded by the coding sequence GTGACTTCCGAGGACCCATCGGCCACCGCGCTGCCGGCAACTAACAGCCTAGCCAATCGCTACGGCGGCCAAAAGCGCGCCCTGGGCGGCAAGACCAAACGCAACATCGTCATCGCCGCCCTCGTGCTGGCCATGGCCTTCATGGCCTGGATCGCCACGTCCTCCGCGCAGACACCGGTGACCTTCAAGGACGTGGGCTACAGCACCGTGGACGAGACGCAGGTCGAGGTGGATTACCAGGTCACCAAGTACCCGGGAGCCACGGCCAAGTGCGCCATCAAGGCGATGGACTCCAAGTTCGCCGTGGTGGGCTGGAAGGTTGTGGAGATCGGCCCGAACGATCCCAAGGCAGGCGCCGACGGCGGCAGCACCACCGCCCAGCGCACGGTTCTGCGGACGGAGTCCGCGGCCGTGTCCGGCGTCGTCGACAGCTGCTGGATCGTGGACAGCGGCAAATGA
- the mca gene encoding mycothiol conjugate amidase Mca — MTASTSPAQQLRLLAVHAHPDDESSKGAATMAMYAAAGVEVMVATCTDGSRGDIQNPAMEDAPHPKRDMAGARRLEMDNAAAVLGIRQQWLGFVDSGLPDGDPMPPLPAGCFALQPLERAAAPLVRLVRDFKPHVIISYDENGGYPHPDHIMAHKVAVEAFHAAGDPERYPGTGEAWAPGKLYYDRAFSPERFRALHFALEEAGLQSPYAERLAAWLEADAEGHTPPATGNRTTTQIDCGDFFEARDDALRAHRTQIDPLGFFFAVSPEMQRKAWPWEDYTLVHSNVPSELPENDLFAGIR; from the coding sequence GTGACTGCGTCCACCAGCCCCGCCCAGCAGCTGCGGTTGCTTGCCGTCCATGCACACCCGGATGACGAGTCCAGCAAGGGCGCCGCAACCATGGCAATGTATGCCGCCGCGGGCGTCGAGGTCATGGTGGCCACCTGCACGGACGGCTCGCGCGGGGACATCCAGAACCCCGCCATGGAGGATGCCCCGCATCCCAAGCGCGACATGGCCGGCGCCCGCCGCCTGGAAATGGACAATGCCGCCGCCGTGCTGGGGATCCGCCAGCAGTGGCTGGGCTTTGTGGATTCGGGCCTGCCCGACGGCGATCCCATGCCGCCGCTGCCGGCCGGCTGCTTCGCGCTGCAGCCACTGGAGCGGGCCGCGGCGCCGCTGGTGCGCCTGGTGCGGGACTTCAAGCCCCACGTGATCATCAGCTACGACGAAAACGGTGGCTACCCGCACCCGGACCACATCATGGCCCACAAGGTTGCAGTGGAGGCCTTCCATGCTGCCGGCGATCCGGAACGCTACCCGGGCACCGGCGAAGCCTGGGCGCCCGGCAAGCTGTACTACGACCGTGCCTTCAGCCCGGAACGCTTCCGGGCCCTGCACTTCGCGCTGGAGGAAGCCGGGCTGCAGTCGCCGTATGCGGAGCGCCTGGCCGCGTGGCTGGAGGCCGACGCCGAGGGCCACACCCCGCCGGCCACGGGGAACCGGACCACCACGCAGATTGACTGCGGGGACTTCTTCGAAGCCCGCGACGACGCCCTCCGCGCGCACCGCACGCAGATCGATCCGCTGGGCTTCTTCTTCGCGGTGTCCCCGGAGATGCAGCGCAAGGCCTGGCCTTGGGAGGACTACACGCTGGTCCATTCCAACGTCCCGTCGGAGCTGCCTGAAAACGACCTCTTCGCGGGGATAAGATAG
- a CDS encoding thioredoxin domain-containing protein has product MPGAANALGDEPSAYLRQHAHNPVHWRPFGDEAFAFAAARDVPVFLSIGYAACHWCHVMAQESFEDQDTADYLNAHFVAIKVDREERPDVDAVYMAATQAISGQGGWPMSVFLTPEGLAFHAGTYFPPRPMPGSPSFRQVLDAVREAWLERRDAVEQNARGLAVHMGEGQLAAAVALDGPPAVVDAEMLSEAVCALARSEDPDGGFGGAPKFPPSAVLEFLIRHAAMPSDTAETAGDMAARTLAAMARSALCDQLDGGFARYSVTAEWSVPHFEKMLYDNAQLLRVYTHWMRLGGNGVFSAGEAAEVASRCADWMLASLGLGLGLGTGAGPQGLASSLDADTVVDGVHHEGAAYLWTPESLGEVLDEVLDEVLGLDGAGAVAKLMNIRGAGTVSELGSPLHPGRRLEGPELRLWERARPVLLAARARRPQPARDDKVVAGWNGLAVAALAEAGAVLDRPGLVAAAAGVAGYLERVHWNADARLLTRVSHGGAARGIGGLLEDYGFCAEGLLALYSVTGESRWYALAEDIIGAACSRFVAEGRLVDSAGESAQLFNAQGRQSVLDPFDNVTPSGAAAFAGVLLSYAAYSGSHEHRFMAGNILGLLPPVATRAPRAAGWLLATAQAALAGPVEAAIAGPDGSARRGLHQALLESSSPGLVVALQLDDSGADGAGGGGSAEGSQSARRQVPLLANRSAAADGSPQVYLCRAMVCDRPVGSVRELRERLAAMTAGNQQPGHDA; this is encoded by the coding sequence ATGCCCGGGGCCGCAAACGCCCTGGGCGATGAACCGTCGGCCTACCTGCGCCAGCACGCGCACAACCCGGTCCACTGGCGGCCGTTCGGTGATGAGGCCTTCGCCTTCGCCGCAGCCAGGGATGTTCCCGTGTTCCTCTCGATCGGCTATGCCGCCTGCCACTGGTGCCACGTCATGGCCCAGGAGTCCTTCGAGGACCAGGACACCGCAGACTACCTGAACGCCCATTTCGTGGCCATCAAGGTGGACCGGGAAGAACGCCCCGACGTCGACGCCGTCTACATGGCGGCCACGCAGGCCATCAGCGGCCAGGGCGGCTGGCCCATGTCCGTGTTCCTCACCCCGGAGGGCCTGGCCTTCCATGCCGGGACCTATTTCCCGCCCCGGCCCATGCCCGGGAGCCCCTCCTTCCGCCAGGTGCTCGACGCCGTCCGTGAGGCCTGGCTGGAACGCCGCGACGCCGTCGAACAGAACGCCCGCGGCCTGGCCGTCCACATGGGCGAGGGGCAGCTTGCCGCCGCCGTCGCGCTCGACGGCCCACCCGCCGTCGTGGACGCGGAGATGCTGTCCGAAGCCGTCTGCGCGCTGGCCCGTTCCGAGGATCCCGACGGCGGCTTTGGCGGCGCGCCCAAGTTCCCGCCGTCGGCGGTGCTCGAGTTCCTGATCCGGCACGCCGCCATGCCTTCGGACACTGCCGAAACCGCGGGCGACATGGCCGCCCGGACGCTGGCCGCGATGGCCCGCTCAGCCCTGTGCGACCAGCTCGACGGCGGGTTTGCGCGCTATTCGGTCACGGCCGAGTGGTCCGTCCCTCACTTCGAGAAGATGCTCTACGACAACGCCCAGCTGCTGCGTGTCTACACGCACTGGATGCGCCTGGGCGGCAACGGGGTCTTCTCGGCAGGGGAGGCCGCGGAGGTGGCGTCCCGCTGCGCGGACTGGATGCTCGCGTCGCTTGGCCTGGGGTTGGGGCTCGGAACCGGCGCGGGTCCGCAAGGACTCGCCTCCTCGCTCGACGCCGACACCGTGGTGGACGGCGTGCACCATGAGGGCGCCGCCTACCTGTGGACCCCGGAGTCGCTGGGCGAGGTCCTGGATGAGGTCCTGGATGAGGTCCTGGGACTGGATGGTGCCGGGGCAGTTGCAAAGCTCATGAACATCCGCGGCGCCGGAACAGTGTCGGAGCTGGGCTCGCCGCTGCATCCGGGCCGCCGCTTGGAGGGCCCGGAGCTTCGGCTGTGGGAGCGTGCGCGACCCGTTCTGCTGGCCGCCCGCGCCCGGCGTCCCCAGCCGGCCCGCGACGACAAGGTGGTTGCTGGCTGGAACGGACTCGCCGTGGCCGCCCTGGCGGAAGCCGGTGCCGTGCTGGACCGTCCCGGACTCGTTGCGGCGGCCGCCGGCGTGGCCGGGTACCTCGAACGCGTCCACTGGAACGCGGATGCAAGGCTGCTGACAAGGGTCTCGCACGGCGGCGCCGCCCGCGGCATCGGCGGCCTGCTGGAGGACTACGGCTTCTGCGCCGAGGGTCTCCTGGCCCTGTACTCGGTCACCGGAGAAAGCCGATGGTACGCCCTGGCGGAGGACATCATCGGGGCCGCCTGCTCCCGCTTCGTGGCCGAGGGGAGGCTGGTGGATTCGGCGGGCGAGTCCGCGCAGCTCTTCAACGCCCAGGGCCGGCAATCCGTGCTGGATCCCTTCGACAACGTCACGCCCAGCGGAGCCGCGGCCTTCGCTGGCGTGCTCCTGAGCTATGCAGCCTATTCCGGCTCACACGAGCACCGGTTCATGGCGGGGAACATCCTGGGGCTCCTGCCACCCGTGGCTACGAGGGCTCCCCGGGCTGCGGGCTGGCTCCTGGCAACGGCGCAGGCGGCCCTGGCCGGCCCGGTGGAGGCCGCCATCGCCGGGCCTGACGGGTCCGCCCGGCGCGGACTGCACCAGGCGCTGCTGGAATCTTCGAGCCCGGGGCTGGTGGTCGCCCTGCAGCTCGACGACAGCGGTGCGGACGGTGCCGGGGGTGGCGGCAGTGCCGAAGGTTCCCAGAGTGCCCGGCGGCAGGTCCCGCTCCTGGCCAACCGTTCAGCCGCTGCCGACGGCTCGCCGCAGGTGTATCTGTGCCGAGCGATGGTGTGCGACCGGCCGGTGGGTTCCGTGCGTGAGCTGCGGGAGCGCCTGGCCGCGATGACCGCGGGAAACCAGCAGCCTGGGCATGACGCCTAG
- a CDS encoding hemolysin III family protein: MAELLTTKPTWRGWIHAVAAPLAVAAGIILVALAPSTDRKVASVVYAVTGVLLFGVSAVYHRGNWSPPVRMLLKRLDHTNIMLVIAGSYTPLAWSLLERSQAVLLLWVIWSGAILGVLFRVLWTGAPRWLYVPIYVALGCGALFYLPQFFAANAAAAVLICLGGALYIAGAVFYGIKKPNFSVQNFGFHELFHAFTVLAFAAHFIAIMMAVLS, translated from the coding sequence ATGGCCGAGCTCCTCACCACCAAGCCCACCTGGCGCGGGTGGATCCATGCCGTGGCCGCCCCCTTGGCTGTCGCCGCAGGCATCATCCTGGTCGCCCTGGCACCCAGCACGGACCGGAAAGTCGCGTCCGTTGTCTACGCTGTCACGGGCGTGCTGCTCTTTGGCGTCAGCGCCGTCTACCACCGGGGCAACTGGTCCCCGCCGGTCAGGATGCTGCTCAAGCGCCTGGACCATACCAACATCATGCTGGTCATTGCGGGCAGCTATACGCCGCTGGCCTGGTCACTACTGGAGCGCTCGCAGGCCGTACTCCTGTTGTGGGTGATCTGGTCCGGGGCCATCCTGGGCGTACTCTTCCGGGTGCTCTGGACCGGGGCGCCGCGGTGGCTCTATGTGCCGATCTATGTGGCCCTGGGCTGTGGCGCCTTGTTCTATCTCCCCCAGTTCTTCGCGGCCAACGCCGCCGCCGCCGTCCTTATCTGCCTTGGCGGGGCCCTCTACATCGCCGGCGCCGTGTTCTACGGCATCAAGAAGCCCAACTTCAGCGTGCAGAACTTCGGCTTCCATGAGCTCTTCCATGCCTTCACGGTGCTCGCCTTCGCGGCCCACTTCATCGCAATCATGATGGCGGTGCTGAGCTAG